A section of the Corynebacterium tuberculostearicum genome encodes:
- the ruvB gene encoding Holliday junction branch migration DNA helicase RuvB produces MSDIERTEFNLPEGVDAAHATQRNSDVDATAHSEEHDIERSLRPKSLEEFIGQPKVREQLSLVLKGAKNRGVTPDHVLLSGPPGLGKTTMAMIISQELGTSLRMTSGPALERAGDLAAMLSNLMEGDVLFIDEIHRIARPAEEMLYMAMEDFRIDVIVGKGPGATSIPLEIPPFTLVGATTRAGMLTGPLRDRFGFTAQMEYYDTADLTQVIKRAAHILDVDIDHDAAVEIGSRSRGTPRIANRLLRRVRDYAEVNGTGLIDLSAAQGALEVFDVDDMGLDRLDRAVLNALIKGHGGGPVGVSTLAIAVGEEPSTVEEVCEPYLVRAGMVARTGRGRVATAAAWRHLGLTPPEGAAGLF; encoded by the coding sequence ATGTCCGATATTGAGCGCACCGAGTTCAATCTCCCTGAGGGCGTCGACGCGGCGCACGCCACCCAACGCAATAGCGATGTGGATGCCACCGCACACTCCGAGGAGCATGATATTGAACGCTCCTTGCGTCCAAAGTCGCTCGAGGAGTTCATCGGCCAACCCAAGGTGCGCGAGCAGCTCTCCCTTGTGCTCAAAGGCGCTAAAAACCGTGGGGTGACGCCCGACCACGTTTTGCTTTCAGGGCCGCCGGGCCTGGGCAAGACCACTATGGCGATGATTATTTCCCAGGAGCTGGGCACCTCGCTGCGTATGACTTCCGGGCCCGCTTTGGAGCGCGCCGGTGATTTGGCCGCAATGCTTTCCAACCTGATGGAAGGCGATGTCTTGTTCATCGATGAGATCCACCGTATTGCCCGGCCAGCAGAAGAAATGCTGTACATGGCAATGGAGGACTTCCGCATTGACGTCATTGTGGGCAAGGGGCCTGGCGCTACTTCCATTCCGCTAGAGATCCCGCCTTTTACCTTGGTCGGCGCGACTACGCGTGCCGGCATGCTCACCGGCCCATTGCGCGACCGCTTCGGTTTCACCGCGCAGATGGAGTACTACGACACGGCCGATCTCACCCAGGTGATCAAGCGCGCCGCCCACATCTTGGACGTGGACATTGACCACGATGCGGCGGTAGAAATTGGCTCGCGGTCGCGCGGAACCCCGCGTATTGCTAACCGTTTGCTGCGCCGCGTGCGTGACTATGCCGAGGTCAATGGCACCGGCCTGATTGATCTCAGCGCGGCCCAAGGAGCGCTCGAAGTCTTTGACGTAGATGACATGGGACTTGACCGCCTCGACCGCGCGGTGCTCAATGCCTTGATTAAGGGGCACGGCGGTGGACCGGTTGGCGTGAGCACGCTGGCCATTGCAGTGGGCGAGGAACCCTCGACGGTCGAGGAGGTGTGTGAGCCTTACCTGGTGCGTGCCGGGATGGTGGCGCGCACTGGACGCGGCCGCGTAGCTACCGCTGCAGCATGGCGGCACCTAGGGCTTACCCCGCCGGAGGGTGCAGCCGGTCTGTTTTAA
- the ruvA gene encoding Holliday junction branch migration protein RuvA, whose amino-acid sequence MIAALRGEVIHIGLDHGVIDCAGVGYKFSATPKTLGTLHRGEQATVLTNLVVKEDSLTLYGFSADEDREMFHVLQSVSGLGPKLALAALSVMGAGELAAAIGAEDVKALQSIPGVGKRMAQRLALELKDKVAAFAPSEPAAAGSVDTAVAPAGGAVVESVTEALIGLGFTDKGARPVVESAYADNPDADTSSLLRAALAQLGKKK is encoded by the coding sequence ATGATTGCTGCACTGCGTGGAGAGGTAATCCATATTGGGCTCGACCATGGGGTTATCGACTGTGCAGGTGTGGGGTACAAATTTTCAGCTACCCCAAAAACTCTGGGCACCTTGCACCGCGGGGAACAGGCTACGGTTCTGACTAACTTAGTGGTCAAAGAAGATTCTTTGACTCTCTATGGCTTTAGCGCTGATGAAGACCGCGAGATGTTCCACGTGCTGCAATCCGTGTCCGGCCTAGGGCCTAAACTTGCCTTGGCGGCGCTGTCGGTAATGGGGGCAGGGGAGCTTGCTGCGGCAATTGGCGCGGAAGATGTGAAGGCGCTGCAGTCTATTCCGGGCGTCGGCAAGCGTATGGCCCAACGCTTGGCGCTGGAGCTGAAAGATAAGGTAGCGGCCTTTGCGCCAAGCGAGCCCGCCGCCGCAGGCTCCGTTGATACTGCCGTCGCGCCGGCCGGTGGTGCCGTGGTAGAAAGCGTGACTGAGGCACTCATTGGCCTTGGGTTTACCGATAAGGGAGCGCGTCCCGTAGTGGAATCCGCTTACGCGGACAACCCCGATGCCGATACGTCCTCTCTCTTGCGCGCAGCGCTGGCGCAGCTGGGCAAGAAGAAATAA
- the ruvC gene encoding crossover junction endodeoxyribonuclease RuvC: MNLEGMRVMGIDPGLTRCGLSVVQAGRGRAILPVSVGVVRTPSDKDLTERLLRLSVAAKEWMDDYSPDVVAIERVFERGQVSTVMQTAHVVGVLVLAAAERDIPVYMYTPSEVKKAISGNGRADKKQMTTMITRILGLTEPPKPADAADALALAVCHCWRAPAIVRMDHTGLGLGAKTSGVRGQGKKR; the protein is encoded by the coding sequence ATGAACCTAGAAGGAATGCGCGTGATGGGGATTGACCCAGGCTTGACGCGCTGCGGACTTTCCGTGGTTCAGGCTGGTCGTGGCCGAGCAATCCTTCCCGTTTCTGTCGGCGTGGTGCGCACCCCTAGCGATAAGGACTTGACGGAGCGCCTCCTGCGCCTTTCGGTGGCGGCGAAAGAGTGGATGGATGACTATTCGCCAGATGTGGTTGCGATCGAGCGGGTCTTCGAACGCGGTCAGGTGTCCACGGTCATGCAAACGGCCCACGTCGTAGGCGTGCTGGTGCTAGCTGCCGCCGAACGCGATATTCCGGTGTACATGTACACCCCGTCCGAGGTGAAAAAGGCCATCTCTGGTAACGGACGTGCAGATAAGAAGCAGATGACCACCATGATTACCCGTATTCTGGGGTTGACTGAACCACCCAAGCCTGCCGACGCCGCCGACGCTCTTGCGTTGGCAGTGTGCCACTGTTGGCGTGCCCCGGCCATTGTGCGGATGGACCATACCGGTCTCGGGCTTGGTGCTAAGACCAGCGGCGTGCGCGGCCAGGGCAAGAAGCGCTAG
- a CDS encoding YebC/PmpR family DNA-binding transcriptional regulator, with amino-acid sequence MSGHSKWATTKHKKAANDAKRGKEFAKLIKNIEVAARTGGGDPAANPTLDDMIKKAKKASVPNDNIERARKRGSGEEAGGADWETIMYEGYGPNGVAMLIECLTDNRNRAATDVRTAMSKNGGNLGESGSVAYMFTRTGYVLVEKGELTEDDVLMAVLEAGAEEVKDQGEKFEIVCAPTDVQAVKDALKDADIQVDDSDNDFRASVEVPLEANDAKKIFRLIDALEDSDDVQNVYTNMDLSDEVLAELNED; translated from the coding sequence ATGTCAGGCCACTCGAAATGGGCAACTACCAAGCATAAGAAGGCTGCCAACGATGCCAAGCGTGGCAAGGAATTTGCCAAGCTGATCAAGAACATCGAAGTGGCGGCTCGTACCGGCGGTGGTGACCCAGCGGCTAACCCAACACTTGATGACATGATCAAGAAGGCCAAGAAGGCCTCCGTCCCCAATGACAATATTGAGCGTGCTCGCAAGCGCGGTTCCGGTGAAGAGGCCGGCGGCGCCGATTGGGAAACCATCATGTACGAGGGCTACGGCCCGAACGGTGTAGCCATGCTCATTGAGTGCCTTACGGATAACCGCAACCGTGCGGCGACCGACGTGCGTACCGCGATGTCCAAGAACGGCGGCAACCTGGGTGAGTCCGGCTCTGTGGCCTACATGTTCACCCGTACCGGCTACGTCTTGGTAGAAAAGGGCGAGCTGACGGAGGATGATGTCTTGATGGCCGTGCTGGAAGCAGGCGCGGAAGAGGTCAAGGACCAGGGCGAGAAGTTTGAGATTGTTTGCGCGCCGACGGACGTGCAGGCAGTCAAGGACGCGCTCAAGGACGCCGATATTCAGGTTGATGACTCCGACAATGACTTCCGTGCGTCTGTTGAGGTGCCGCTGGAGGCCAATGACGCCAAGAAGATTTTCCGCCTCATCGACGCCTTGGAAGACTCCGACGATGTGCAAAACGTCTACACCAATATGGATCTCTCCGATGAGGTTCTAGCCGAGCTGAACGAGGACTAA
- a CDS encoding acyl-CoA thioesterase, producing MASIREILAVEETNLADVFRGPAVESRIERTFGGQIAAQAVAAAQRTVSGKEIHSLHGYFVGPGDVIRPIEIRVERIREGRSFANRQVRVYQGDVLLFTLMASFHRDGDYGPQHQDAAPKVPGPDEVARMGGGAPYSTRIILKEWEEWDIRLVPEEGRDPVAAERTGAGYRHIWFRNTGHLPADSAFHRAALTYMSDMTLIRSALIPHQGEKVQLASLDHAIWFLRPFRVDEWLLYEQVSPSASNATAVARGKIFTEQGELVALVNQEGLTRYLDENLGSGSAHGNWHNV from the coding sequence ATGGCATCCATTCGCGAGATTCTGGCCGTCGAGGAAACGAATTTGGCCGATGTGTTTAGAGGCCCTGCTGTGGAGTCGCGGATTGAGCGTACCTTCGGCGGGCAGATTGCTGCGCAAGCAGTGGCCGCAGCCCAGCGCACTGTGTCTGGCAAAGAAATCCACTCCCTGCATGGCTACTTTGTAGGCCCTGGCGATGTGATCCGGCCAATTGAAATCCGGGTCGAACGCATTCGGGAGGGGAGATCTTTTGCCAACCGGCAGGTACGTGTCTACCAGGGTGACGTGCTCCTTTTTACTCTCATGGCTAGTTTTCACCGCGACGGCGACTATGGCCCGCAGCATCAGGACGCCGCGCCGAAGGTGCCAGGGCCCGATGAGGTAGCTCGGATGGGCGGTGGGGCCCCGTACTCCACCAGGATCATCCTCAAAGAGTGGGAGGAGTGGGATATTCGCCTCGTGCCAGAAGAAGGCCGCGATCCGGTGGCCGCAGAGCGCACCGGCGCAGGCTATCGGCATATCTGGTTCCGCAACACAGGCCATCTCCCAGCGGATTCAGCCTTTCACCGTGCCGCGCTGACCTATATGTCTGATATGACGCTGATTCGCTCGGCCCTTATTCCGCATCAGGGAGAAAAGGTGCAATTGGCTAGCCTTGACCATGCGATATGGTTTCTGCGCCCCTTCCGCGTGGATGAGTGGTTGCTATACGAGCAGGTATCACCCTCGGCGTCGAATGCTACGGCGGTTGCGCGTGGCAAGATTTTTACCGAGCAGGGTGAATTGGTGGCGTTGGTGAACCAAGAGGGGCTTACGCGTTACTTAGATGAAAATTTGGGCAGCGGCTCTGCCCATGGCAATTGGCACAACGTATAA